A genomic region of Saprospiraceae bacterium contains the following coding sequences:
- a CDS encoding LytTR family transcriptional regulator — MVETNDILWLEGEINYTKIHLRSMRNVTVAKTLRIFEDSLDPQKFFRISRSAIVNIDHITRLNRNNALSITLTDNSTIAVSEARKEDFLTLYKKI, encoded by the coding sequence ATGGTTGAAACCAACGACATCCTTTGGCTGGAGGGGGAGATCAATTATACGAAGATACATCTCCGGTCGATGCGGAATGTGACGGTGGCCAAGACCCTGCGCATTTTTGAGGATTCCTTAGACCCCCAGAAATTCTTCAGGATCAGCCGCAGCGCCATAGTCAACATCGACCACATTACCCGGCTCAACCGCAATAATGCCCTTTCGATCACCCTGACCGATAATTCAACTATCGCAGTATCGGAGGCTCGGAAAGAGGACTTTTTGACACTTTATAAGAAGATTTAA
- a CDS encoding glutamine synthetase III — MSTNRSAAMNLFLSRPKNPKERENKKISSYYADNVFTDSKMKSYLSHEAYKAYQQGIENGQKISRDLADQIAAALKSWAMENGTTHYTHWFQPLTGSTAEKHDSFFTINAAGTALERFDGDALVQQEPDASSFPSGGLRATFEARGYSAWDPLSPAFIMDIAGSKTLCIPTVFISYTGEALDHKAPLLRSIEALDKAATGVARYFDRFVNKVTATLGWEQEYFLIDKAMYYARPDLMAGGRTIFGRSPAKGQQLEDHYFGAIPERVYAFMVDLEMECHKLGIPVRTRHNEVAPSQFECAPMFETCNIAVDHNQLLMDLMDRVARRHHLIVLFHEKPFAGINGSGKHNNWSMSTDTGTNLLGPGKTPRNNLLFLTFFVNTIKAVHDHADLLRASIAAESNDYRLGANEAPPAIISVFIGNYLTQVLEAIEKRVDHDLKEEEEQDLKLDIHKMIPDVLLDNTDRNRTSPFAFTGNKFEFRAVGSSANCADPMMVLNMIVANQLNDFKEKVDQHINAGEKKDSAILKELRVCITSCKGILFEGDNYSEAWANEAAKRGLPNIKTTPLALDAYVTAKAKKLFADSHILNEKEIEARYEIYLEKYIKKVQIEANLAEELCMNQILPACLRYQTDILNNIKSATDAGLSVTAVKTQTELAQLIGKCIDGVYHSISKLRSEMDHHGKHTNTRDEAIHYCDKVKPVLQQVRENVDTLELYVEDKYWPLPKYREILFNR; from the coding sequence ATGTCAACCAACCGGAGTGCTGCCATGAACCTGTTTTTATCCAGACCTAAAAATCCTAAGGAAAGAGAAAACAAAAAGATTTCAAGTTATTACGCCGACAATGTCTTTACCGACAGTAAGATGAAATCATATCTTTCACATGAAGCCTACAAAGCCTATCAACAGGGGATTGAAAACGGACAAAAGATATCCCGCGATTTGGCAGATCAGATCGCAGCAGCTTTGAAATCATGGGCCATGGAAAACGGTACCACACATTATACTCATTGGTTTCAACCACTCACAGGTAGTACGGCAGAAAAGCATGACTCCTTTTTTACCATCAATGCGGCAGGAACGGCTCTTGAGCGATTTGATGGCGATGCACTCGTGCAGCAGGAACCCGATGCTTCTTCATTTCCAAGTGGCGGACTCCGTGCAACTTTTGAAGCCCGCGGTTACTCAGCATGGGACCCCTTATCACCTGCATTTATCATGGACATTGCTGGTTCTAAAACACTTTGCATTCCTACCGTATTTATATCCTATACCGGGGAAGCTCTTGACCATAAGGCACCCTTGCTGCGCTCTATAGAAGCACTCGACAAAGCTGCTACTGGAGTTGCCCGTTACTTCGATCGATTTGTAAATAAGGTGACAGCCACACTGGGTTGGGAGCAGGAATACTTTCTTATCGACAAGGCCATGTATTATGCACGTCCAGACCTCATGGCCGGAGGAAGAACTATTTTTGGAAGAAGCCCTGCCAAAGGACAACAGCTCGAAGATCATTATTTTGGAGCCATTCCGGAACGCGTTTATGCATTTATGGTGGATCTGGAAATGGAGTGCCACAAACTTGGCATTCCGGTACGCACGCGGCACAATGAAGTAGCGCCCAGCCAGTTTGAATGTGCTCCGATGTTTGAAACCTGCAATATTGCGGTCGATCACAACCAGCTTTTGATGGACCTCATGGATCGCGTGGCGCGCAGACACCATTTGATTGTGCTGTTCCATGAAAAACCATTCGCAGGCATTAATGGATCCGGAAAACACAACAACTGGTCTATGAGTACTGACACGGGTACCAACTTATTGGGACCCGGAAAAACACCTCGCAACAACCTATTATTTCTTACCTTTTTTGTAAATACGATCAAAGCGGTCCACGATCATGCGGACCTGCTCAGGGCTAGTATTGCCGCTGAGAGTAACGACTACAGATTGGGAGCCAACGAAGCCCCACCTGCGATTATATCAGTATTTATTGGCAACTACCTCACCCAAGTTTTGGAAGCCATTGAGAAAAGAGTGGATCACGATTTGAAAGAAGAAGAAGAGCAAGATCTTAAACTCGATATCCACAAAATGATCCCGGATGTTTTGCTTGACAATACAGACCGCAATAGAACTTCACCTTTTGCATTTACTGGAAATAAATTTGAGTTTCGCGCGGTGGGATCCTCTGCTAATTGTGCAGACCCAATGATGGTACTCAATATGATCGTAGCCAATCAGCTCAACGACTTTAAAGAAAAAGTGGATCAGCATATCAATGCCGGTGAGAAAAAAGATTCAGCGATTCTCAAAGAATTAAGAGTTTGCATTACCTCTTGCAAAGGAATTCTTTTTGAAGGCGACAATTACAGCGAAGCATGGGCCAATGAAGCAGCCAAGAGAGGATTGCCAAATATCAAAACAACACCATTGGCATTGGATGCCTATGTCACTGCAAAAGCCAAAAAATTATTTGCAGACAGTCACATCCTCAACGAAAAAGAAATTGAAGCTCGCTACGAAATCTATCTCGAAAAATATATTAAAAAAGTGCAGATAGAAGCAAATCTGGCAGAGGAGCTTTGTATGAATCAAATCCTTCCGGCTTGTTTGCGTTACCAGACCGATATTTTGAACAACATCAAGTCAGCAACCGATGCAGGCCTGTCAGTTACGGCTGTCAAAACGCAGACGGAGTTGGCTCAGCTGATTGGAAAATGTATCGACGGGGTGTACCATAGCATTTCTAAGCTGAGGTCTGAGATGGATCATCATGGCAAACATACCAACACTCGTGATGAGGCTATTCACTATTGCGACAAAGTTAAACCGGTATTACAGCAAGTGCGCGAAAACGTGGATACACTGGAATTGTATGTAGAAGACAAATACTGGCCGCTGCCAAAGTACAGAGAGATTTTGTTTAACAGATAG
- a CDS encoding T9SS type A sorting domain-containing protein, which produces MNTKSPFLKENGALADMPNLYFLRVQNLLLVFLFLGMNTGVAKSIHLRNPLHKIVAERPVIRIEVGNCTPAVRDSLSQLCFGSLSIKASATDDDTPEDDLNFEYKIDLYNDGVGAYNGYDCWVGKVSKNQLKAGMDPSNDFNIYTTNRNYPFDASGRYPVGIHKICWFVEDTSGLSTTLCELFEIKDCQAPTPYIISGLFNVQMKTNGCIGVFAKDLNLGSQDNCTTDKNLRYYFNGDQMLTELIVCCDDFVAAGANNELIVEVQLWVEDEEGNSDHAKTEILVTDPLGICGGHFGGKIMGEVYSIFERKDTISSKNVIVELLTNNTLKKFQLVNDGNYQFGDLPSANYTLRASKDDDPNAFVSICDMVAINKHSLGIKSFDNSFQTILADVNNSQTITAADVREIRNLILREIDKFPKMPAWLVFPVIDSIPRIPNLSIELDLKSFEKKIVDFRAYKLGDVNDLVSSDTAIIIIPEPKDSLVFVIQNKQIRKGEKMKVDFYSNNFNYIEGYQFTMKFNRAALKFDSILNNSGITLTDPIFGLRYADMGYITTCWMDLASGPRSAMPDDILFTIAFEALEDGALCDFIRINGDLTPEQVCKDSALVLHNIVLDACDVIINTQEKTSDLVTIFPNPIRNEIHFQFSESLRFPLEIEFISSNGKIIAHKNIRQFTSHWICETESLAPGVYILNIRDDRRQFVRKVMLAH; this is translated from the coding sequence ATGAACACTAAATCTCCATTCCTAAAAGAAAATGGGGCCTTGGCTGATATGCCCAATTTATATTTTTTAAGAGTGCAAAATCTGCTATTGGTTTTTCTATTCCTTGGAATGAATACCGGCGTTGCCAAATCAATTCATCTTAGAAATCCCTTACATAAAATTGTTGCTGAACGGCCGGTTATCCGCATTGAAGTTGGAAACTGCACGCCTGCAGTTCGGGATTCGCTCAGCCAGCTCTGTTTTGGATCTTTAAGTATAAAAGCTTCGGCTACAGATGATGATACTCCGGAAGATGATCTTAATTTTGAGTATAAAATTGATTTATATAATGATGGAGTCGGTGCTTATAATGGCTACGATTGTTGGGTGGGAAAGGTTTCTAAAAATCAATTAAAAGCTGGCATGGATCCTTCAAACGATTTTAACATCTATACAACGAACAGAAATTATCCTTTTGATGCCAGTGGCCGATATCCTGTAGGTATCCATAAAATTTGTTGGTTTGTTGAAGATACTTCTGGTTTGTCCACGACGCTCTGCGAGCTTTTTGAAATCAAGGATTGCCAGGCGCCCACACCGTATATCATCTCAGGCCTCTTCAATGTTCAAATGAAAACAAATGGGTGCATCGGTGTATTCGCAAAGGATTTAAACCTGGGAAGCCAAGATAACTGCACTACTGATAAAAACCTAAGGTATTATTTTAATGGCGATCAAATGCTGACAGAACTTATTGTTTGTTGTGATGATTTTGTAGCTGCAGGTGCAAATAATGAATTAATTGTTGAAGTACAGCTATGGGTAGAAGATGAAGAAGGAAATTCAGATCATGCAAAAACAGAAATATTAGTCACAGACCCCTTAGGAATATGTGGAGGACATTTCGGTGGAAAGATTATGGGAGAAGTATATAGTATATTCGAAAGAAAAGATACAATTTCTTCAAAAAATGTTATCGTCGAATTGCTAACAAATAATACATTGAAAAAATTTCAATTGGTAAATGATGGAAATTATCAATTCGGTGACCTTCCATCTGCCAATTACACATTAAGAGCAAGTAAAGATGATGATCCCAATGCTTTTGTTTCCATTTGCGATATGGTAGCCATTAATAAACATAGTTTAGGTATTAAAAGCTTCGACAATAGTTTTCAAACTATCCTCGCCGATGTAAATAATTCGCAAACAATCACCGCAGCAGATGTTAGAGAAATAAGAAATTTGATCTTAAGAGAAATAGATAAATTTCCCAAAATGCCGGCATGGCTGGTATTTCCGGTAATTGATTCAATACCCAGAATTCCCAATTTAAGTATAGAGCTTGACTTGAAGTCTTTTGAAAAAAAAATCGTTGATTTCAGAGCTTATAAGTTAGGCGATGTAAACGATTTAGTAAGTTCAGATACTGCTATAATAATAATCCCGGAACCAAAGGATAGCCTAGTATTTGTGATTCAAAATAAGCAAATCAGAAAAGGCGAAAAAATGAAGGTCGATTTTTATTCCAATAACTTCAATTATATTGAAGGATATCAATTTACAATGAAGTTTAATCGGGCTGCATTAAAATTTGATAGTATTCTAAATAACTCTGGAATCACTTTAACTGATCCAATCTTTGGCTTGCGATATGCGGATATGGGTTATATCACTACCTGTTGGATGGACCTGGCCTCAGGACCTCGAAGTGCAATGCCCGATGATATTCTATTTACCATCGCCTTTGAAGCATTGGAAGATGGTGCGCTTTGTGATTTCATTCGAATCAATGGTGATCTAACACCGGAACAAGTGTGTAAAGATAGTGCTCTTGTTTTGCACAATATCGTTCTGGATGCTTGCGATGTTATCATCAATACGCAAGAAAAGACCTCTGATTTGGTGACCATATTCCCAAATCCAATCAGAAATGAAATCCATTTTCAATTTTCTGAGTCCCTTCGCTTCCCACTGGAAATTGAATTCATTTCCTCAAATGGAAAGATCATAGCCCATAAAAATATAAGACAGTTTACAAGCCATTGGATATGTGAAACAGAATCACTTGCTCCGGGAGTGTATATTCTTAATATAAGAGATGATCGCCGGCAGTTTGTCAGGAAAGTCATGCTTGCGCATTAG
- a CDS encoding helix-turn-helix transcriptional regulator, with translation MKTYSLDDLTNKYIGKRGTPKRDQFEQELRIDLLGQAIRQARLEKNLTQEQLGELVGVQKAQISKIENSATDARFATVLKVFKALHAKVNFSVEINKKKLMLTE, from the coding sequence ATGAAAACCTATAGTTTAGATGATTTAACGAATAAATACATTGGGAAAAGAGGAACACCTAAACGTGACCAATTTGAACAAGAATTACGAATAGATTTATTAGGCCAAGCAATTAGACAAGCTAGGCTTGAAAAGAATTTAACACAAGAGCAGTTAGGTGAACTTGTTGGAGTGCAAAAGGCACAAATTTCCAAAATCGAAAACTCAGCAACAGATGCAAGATTTGCAACTGTGTTAAAGGTATTTAAAGCGTTACATGCTAAAGTTAATTTTAGTGTTGAGATCAATAAGAAAAAACTAATGCTAACTGAATAA
- a CDS encoding GNAT family N-acetyltransferase encodes MEIEIRPLTKDLIDDYLFFFDNMIFKENPDWSSCYCIDYHFIGDIESCTRESNRSGVINLINENKMTGYLAFENMKPIGWCNANNRLNYQRLLKDYDYIDNPDDKVCSVVCFLIHPDYRRHGIAKKLLGQIIVNCLNNDYDYVEAYPKKVELSCASNFKGPLELYRRFDFMISKEYDNYYVMRKN; translated from the coding sequence ATGGAAATTGAAATACGACCATTAACTAAAGATTTGATAGACGATTATTTGTTTTTCTTTGACAATATGATTTTCAAAGAAAATCCTGATTGGTCAAGTTGTTATTGCATCGATTATCATTTTATTGGAGATATTGAATCCTGTACTCGTGAGTCAAACCGTTCTGGGGTAATCAATCTAATCAATGAGAATAAAATGACAGGTTATTTGGCCTTCGAAAATATGAAACCAATCGGATGGTGTAATGCAAACAACAGATTAAATTATCAAAGATTGCTCAAAGACTATGATTATATTGACAATCCTGATGATAAGGTTTGTTCAGTTGTTTGTTTCTTAATCCATCCCGATTACAGGAGACACGGGATTGCAAAAAAGTTGCTTGGACAAATTATTGTAAACTGTTTGAATAATGACTATGACTATGTTGAAGCTTATCCAAAAAAAGTGGAGTTATCTTGTGCAAGCAATTTCAAAGGCCCGTTAGAATTATATAGAAGATTTGATTTCATGATAAGTAAAGAGTATGACAATTATTATGTGATGAGAAAAAATTAA
- a CDS encoding LPS-assembly protein LptD produces MIKVLFILIIHLSGVLLFAQQTDSLPDKLVKPVADSLILRADSLLLISPDSLEVPVDYSARDRVRFEYAERIIHLYGDAYIKYQDMEIRAAYIRVELNKNLATAEPAIDSFGQKSGVPEFKEGDQNFKAQKITYNFESKKGLIEEIVTREGDLYIHGAETKFISKLSKDSGGDDIIYNQHAIITTCDAEHPHYGIYSNKQKIIPDKVAVVGPSHVQIQGIPTPLWLPFGFFPISKKARSGILFPKEYTYDDRGFGLTNIGYYLPLSDYFDLKILGDIFFKGSYKIGVNGNYKRRYKYSGSFDLQYENRIQELPASYLTNINRPISLKWSHRQETGAHPYQSFGGNVHIETKGFSKLQSNNYNAALQNILRSSLNYNLQFPNSPLSLSAGMSHSQNLISKIVDVTLPEINLQMRSINPFKKKNRIDASEKWYDRIATSYNAQFRNSVHTTDTILFTDKVFDDLRYGFKHGLDINANFKVLKYLSFNPSISYDEELSFFQHEINLLDSVFLPPNATDSVYGKLDTLRRNSFAPFRTITASAGLSTQLFGQILASKGWFRGLRHQLTPSISFNYSPDYHKNPFNYYKTYDTDLRPEKNISREYLKFTDSPFGGFSVPGENFNISFNLSNRLELKYYKKKDSSFHKLPIIENLSISTNYNVFADSFKLSPIAASGSNRLLNGMVTVYYGMSLDPYGRDFIEGKERRSKEFAINRNKHLLILSSAFINTTFSSTLGQIVSLFKTDPENQKTNNLPGLAELFYNFNLQYILNFRHSRQANGEDKVERSVHSFSLQGNIPLTRNWKINLSNISYDFNSKGFQYPSLGLERDLHCWLMRFDWSPQFGYYTFFIGVKPGSLEFIRIPSNQSFTGANR; encoded by the coding sequence TTGATTAAAGTATTATTTATACTTATCATTCATCTTTCGGGGGTCCTGCTTTTTGCCCAGCAAACGGACAGCCTGCCGGATAAACTTGTAAAACCTGTTGCCGACAGTTTGATTTTGCGGGCTGACAGCCTATTGCTCATTTCTCCCGACAGTCTGGAAGTACCTGTAGATTATAGTGCACGCGACCGGGTGCGCTTTGAATATGCCGAGCGCATCATACATCTTTATGGCGATGCCTACATTAAGTATCAGGACATGGAAATCAGAGCTGCCTATATCAGGGTTGAGCTCAATAAGAATTTGGCAACTGCCGAACCGGCCATAGACTCCTTTGGTCAAAAGTCGGGAGTGCCTGAATTTAAAGAGGGGGATCAGAATTTTAAAGCTCAAAAAATAACTTACAATTTCGAATCCAAAAAGGGTTTGATTGAAGAGATTGTCACAAGAGAAGGAGATTTGTACATCCATGGGGCTGAAACCAAATTTATTTCCAAACTCAGCAAAGACAGCGGTGGAGATGATATCATTTACAATCAGCACGCCATCATCACCACCTGCGACGCCGAACATCCACATTATGGCATTTACAGCAATAAACAAAAAATCATTCCCGATAAAGTAGCTGTGGTCGGGCCCTCGCATGTTCAGATTCAGGGCATTCCTACCCCGCTGTGGTTGCCCTTCGGTTTTTTTCCCATATCCAAAAAAGCGCGATCCGGTATTTTGTTTCCGAAAGAATATACTTACGATGACCGGGGATTTGGTTTGACGAATATTGGCTATTATCTACCCCTCAGCGATTATTTTGATTTAAAAATATTGGGAGATATTTTTTTTAAAGGTTCTTATAAAATCGGAGTCAACGGAAATTATAAAAGGCGATATAAGTACAGCGGCTCTTTTGATCTTCAATATGAAAACCGGATCCAGGAATTACCGGCCTCGTATCTCACCAACATCAATCGCCCAATCAGTTTAAAATGGTCGCACAGACAGGAAACCGGTGCACATCCTTACCAGAGTTTCGGTGGCAACGTTCATATTGAAACCAAAGGTTTTTCAAAACTGCAGTCCAATAATTACAATGCGGCCTTACAAAATATTTTAAGATCCAGCCTCAATTACAATTTACAGTTTCCAAATAGTCCGCTGTCCTTGTCGGCCGGAATGTCGCATTCGCAAAACCTGATTTCTAAAATCGTCGATGTCACGCTACCTGAAATAAATCTTCAAATGCGAAGCATCAACCCTTTCAAAAAGAAAAACAGAATTGATGCTTCCGAAAAATGGTACGACCGCATTGCTACCAGTTACAATGCGCAATTCAGAAACAGCGTGCATACGACTGATACCATATTATTTACAGACAAAGTTTTTGATGATCTGCGTTATGGTTTCAAACATGGATTGGATATCAATGCAAATTTTAAAGTCTTGAAGTATTTGAGTTTTAATCCGAGCATTAGTTACGACGAAGAACTCAGTTTTTTTCAGCATGAGATCAATTTGCTTGATTCGGTTTTTTTACCGCCTAACGCGACGGATTCCGTGTATGGAAAATTGGATACCTTACGACGTAACTCTTTTGCTCCCTTCAGAACGATTACGGCATCAGCCGGTCTCAGCACTCAGTTATTTGGACAGATCCTGGCGTCCAAAGGCTGGTTCAGGGGCCTACGCCACCAGCTCACGCCTTCTATTAGTTTTAATTATTCGCCCGATTATCACAAAAACCCTTTCAATTACTACAAAACCTATGATACAGATCTGCGTCCCGAAAAAAACATCAGCCGCGAGTATCTTAAATTTACCGATAGCCCATTTGGGGGATTTTCGGTACCGGGTGAAAATTTTAATATATCATTTAATCTGTCTAACAGACTCGAATTAAAATACTACAAAAAGAAAGACAGCTCTTTTCACAAATTGCCCATCATCGAAAACCTCAGCATCAGCACCAATTACAATGTTTTTGCTGATTCATTCAAGCTGAGTCCGATTGCCGCCAGCGGGAGCAATCGTTTGCTCAATGGCATGGTCACGGTTTATTATGGAATGAGCCTGGATCCCTACGGCAGAGATTTTATAGAAGGTAAGGAGCGGCGAAGCAAAGAATTTGCGATCAACAGAAATAAACATTTGCTCATTCTCAGTTCCGCATTTATCAATACTACTTTTTCATCTACACTTGGACAAATTGTATCGCTGTTTAAAACCGATCCAGAAAATCAAAAAACGAACAACTTACCCGGCCTTGCAGAATTATTCTACAATTTCAACTTACAATACATCTTAAACTTTCGTCACAGCAGACAAGCAAACGGAGAAGACAAAGTTGAGCGCTCGGTACACAGTTTCAGTCTGCAGGGCAACATCCCGCTGACGCGAAACTGGAAAATCAACCTCTCCAATATTTCTTACGATTTCAATTCGAAAGGCTTTCAATATCCCTCACTGGGCCTAGAGCGCGACTTACACTGTTGGTTGATGCGTTTCGACTGGTCACCGCAATTTGGTTATTATACTTTTTTTATTGGCGTTAAACCCGGCAGTCTTGAATTCATTCGCATTCCGAGCAATCAATCATTTACGGGTGCGAATCGGTAG
- a CDS encoding type II toxin-antitoxin system RelE/ParE family toxin has product MDLKPRFSVKFLEGVKEFLDKLDEKSRDKIIYNIWKSRIKNDDELFKKLSGEIWEFRTTYNSLTYRLFAFWDKTQNRAVIATHGIIKKSNKTPKKEIEKAEKLRIEYFKSRKYENL; this is encoded by the coding sequence ATGGACCTTAAACCTAGATTTTCAGTCAAATTTCTTGAGGGTGTTAAGGAATTTCTGGATAAATTGGATGAGAAGTCAAGGGATAAGATCATCTACAACATTTGGAAATCTCGCATCAAGAATGACGATGAATTGTTTAAAAAGCTTTCTGGTGAAATCTGGGAATTTAGAACAACATACAATAGTCTGACCTATAGGCTATTTGCATTTTGGGATAAAACTCAAAACAGAGCGGTGATCGCAACTCACGGAATTATCAAAAAATCAAACAAAACGCCTAAGAAAGAAATTGAAAAGGCGGAAAAGTTAAGAATTGAATATTTTAAATCAAGAAAATATGAAAACCTATAG
- a CDS encoding N-acetylmuramoyl-L-alanine amidase, with protein MQNYDTFATNAIAFKLPLALSLTWIFFWAAADISCQNLMEDPVIVLDPGHGGKDHGAGNHLCSEKSICLAICQMAREKLTVSLPKAKIYLTREEDSFVPLKKRSSFANELDADLFISLHCNAFGGHPRAARGTETYVMGLHKTEDNLEVAKRENLSVLFEDESEDLEEMNTESLIFLNHLQDRNLQRSIEFAKLMEDEFSNNHPGKSKGVKQAGFMVLHQISMPGVLVEAGFLSHPDECRYLCSYEGQMTIANQLVNAIHKYFKVSPQRELIAQTINNTTSSLPQNEAVYKVQLITSPLDPGNDAQWSTNKSVEIVFESGLYKVYSGNYHDKQQALSEQDKWIQAGFKEAFVVSFPSSN; from the coding sequence ATGCAAAACTACGACACCTTTGCAACGAATGCAATTGCATTCAAATTACCTTTGGCATTATCCTTAACATGGATTTTCTTTTGGGCCGCTGCTGATATTTCCTGTCAAAACCTTATGGAAGACCCGGTGATTGTTCTGGATCCGGGCCATGGAGGAAAAGATCATGGCGCCGGAAACCATCTTTGCAGCGAAAAATCCATTTGTCTGGCCATCTGCCAAATGGCGCGGGAAAAACTGACCGTGAGTTTGCCCAAGGCGAAAATCTATCTGACGCGTGAAGAAGATTCATTTGTGCCTTTGAAAAAGCGTTCTTCTTTTGCCAATGAACTGGATGCCGATCTTTTTATTTCCTTGCATTGTAATGCTTTTGGAGGCCATCCCAGGGCAGCAAGAGGTACAGAGACTTATGTCATGGGATTGCATAAAACGGAAGACAATCTGGAAGTGGCCAAACGCGAGAATTTATCGGTTCTGTTTGAAGACGAATCCGAGGATCTCGAAGAAATGAATACGGAATCCTTAATCTTTTTAAACCACTTACAGGATCGCAACCTTCAAAGAAGCATTGAATTTGCTAAACTTATGGAAGATGAATTTTCAAATAACCATCCCGGCAAGAGCAAAGGGGTAAAACAAGCCGGTTTTATGGTGTTGCATCAAATTAGCATGCCGGGTGTTTTGGTAGAGGCCGGTTTTCTCAGTCATCCTGATGAATGCAGATATTTATGCTCCTATGAAGGCCAAATGACGATAGCCAATCAACTCGTAAATGCAATTCATAAATATTTCAAGGTCTCACCGCAAAGGGAATTGATCGCACAAACAATAAACAATACAACTTCGTCCCTTCCCCAAAATGAAGCTGTTTACAAAGTCCAATTGATTACCAGTCCGCTGGATCCGGGAAATGATGCGCAATGGAGTACAAATAAATCAGTTGAAATAGTTTTTGAATCTGGCCTTTACAAGGTGTATTCCGGAAATTACCACGACAAGCAACAAGCACTCTCAGAGCAGGATAAATGGATACAGGCGGGTTTCAAAGAGGCCTTTGTGGTGAGTTTTCCATCTAGTAATTGA
- a CDS encoding LytTR family transcriptional regulator, which produces MTVAKTLRIFWDYLGPQMFFRISRSIIVNIDHIHQLNRNHAPSITLTDHSTTAVSAAR; this is translated from the coding sequence GTGACAGTGGCCAAGACGCTTCGTATTTTTTGGGATTATTTAGGCCCGCAGATGTTCTTCAGGATCAGCCGCAGTATCATCGTCAATATCGACCACATTCACCAGCTCAACCGCAACCATGCCCCTTCGATCACCCTGACCGATCATTCAACCACAGCCGTATCGGCGGCACGGTGA
- the smpB gene encoding SsrA-binding protein SmpB — translation MCREVSKLEIINRKAAHLYHFYQSFEAGMVLSGSEVKSIKGGNANLSDAYCIVEHGEVKLKNMHISEYKQSQETDYNPKRERKLLLNKTEIRKIERKISEKGFTLIPYKIYLNDRGFIKIELIVASGKKSFDKRESIREKDEKRDLERNLKNRD, via the coding sequence ATTTGCCGTGAAGTGAGTAAGCTAGAAATAATAAATAGAAAAGCAGCGCATCTTTATCACTTTTATCAATCCTTTGAAGCAGGAATGGTATTAAGTGGGAGTGAAGTAAAATCTATAAAAGGAGGCAATGCGAATTTAAGTGATGCCTATTGCATTGTGGAGCATGGTGAAGTCAAGCTCAAGAATATGCACATTTCAGAATACAAACAAAGCCAGGAAACAGATTATAATCCTAAAAGAGAGCGCAAATTATTGCTCAATAAAACAGAGATTCGTAAAATTGAACGTAAGATATCCGAAAAAGGATTTACCCTCATCCCCTATAAAATCTATTTGAATGATCGTGGATTCATTAAAATTGAGCTCATTGTAGCTTCAGGAAAAAAATCCTTCGATAAAAGAGAATCCATTCGTGAAAAAGACGAAAAAAGAGATTTGGAGAGAAATCTCAAAAATCGGGATTAG